A single Anopheles arabiensis isolate DONGOLA chromosome 2, AaraD3, whole genome shotgun sequence DNA region contains:
- the LOC120893671 gene encoding LOW QUALITY PROTEIN: uncharacterized protein LOC120893671 (The sequence of the model RefSeq protein was modified relative to this genomic sequence to represent the inferred CDS: inserted 1 base in 1 codon; substituted 1 base at 1 genomic stop codon): KPGGVIKTAHNFAMAAICFACAVPLDAADCIVGCAYCEATFHRGCCRLPSELIDAVLTHIDLHWSXLRFXSVKEIGAQVGFQAALTSTVAAVGKLIEPFIAEVRSGFTLLQNAPIPQLCNTDPRPVAGRKRRRIIEDSMSPDVNKNVNIRQNNMFAASSPSAYTNTTVGIPPSSTLPEELMGTDSLSSPLRAAFPQPATDRIWIRLSRLSTAVTVEQVVASVKRRLATDDVLAYCLLRKGVSVDSVNWLSFKVRVPAALRDAALAPSSWPVGIGVREFVQSRQREHGHSSSPITIKHRSLTRTPVVIDRRSMPRTPTSTVYHSPAHASTSQAQTLTSPQLGEHTLNDTTHGPNSTLIDGPLLIRRTSNTNLQQTTLDRFFHE; this comes from the exons AAACCGGGTGGTGTGATCAAAACCGCGCAtaatttcgcgatggcggctatcTGTTTCGCGTGTGCTGTGCCACTGGATGCTGCCGACTGTATCGTCGGCTGTGCGTACTGTGAGGCTACTTTTCACCGCGGTTGTTGCAGGCTGCCTTCCGAGCTGATTGATGCGGTCCTGACTCACATCGATCTGCACTGGAGTTGACTGCGTT GATCAGTCAAAGAGATCGGGGCTCAGGTCGGTTTTCAAGCTGCTCTCACCTCAACTGTTGCGGCTGTGGGGAAGCTTATTGAACCTTTTATCGCCGAGGTGCGCAGTGGATTTACTCTACTGCAAAATGCACCCATACCTCAGCTTTGCAATACCGATCCTCGGCCCGTTGCGGGTAGAAAGCGGCGGCGTATCATCGAGGATTCTATGTCCCCTGATGTcaacaaaaacgtaaacattcgTCAAAATAACATGTTTGCAGCGTCATCGCCAAGCGCGTACACTAACACTACAGTCGGCATCCCACCCTCGTCTACGCTACCGGAAGAACTCATGGGAACCGATTCGCTATCGTCACCGCTTCGAGCAGCGTTTCCCCAGCCGGCCACAGACAGAATATGGATCCGACTATCTCGCTTGTCCACTGCCGTCACCGTGGagcaagtggtcgcttctgtgaAACGCCgtttagccaccgatgacgtccTAGCATACTGCTTGCTGAGGAAGGGAGTCAGTGTTGACAGCGTAAACTGGCTTTCTTTCAAAGTGAGAGTACCGGCCGCCCTTCGTGACGCAGCACTCGCCCCATCGTCCTGGCCTGTCGGTATTGGTGTACGTGAATTTGTACAATCCCGTCAACGAGAGCATGGACACTCATCGTCACCAATCACCATCAAACACCgttctctcacacgcacacctgttGTCATCGATCGCCGATCGATGCCTCGCACACCAACATCCACTGTCTATCACTCACCGGCACACGCATCAACTTCACAGGCTCAAACACTAACATCACCACAATTGGGAGAACACACGCTGAACGACACTACTCATGGTCCTAATTCAACACTCATTGACGGCCCGCTTTTAATTCGCCGCACTTCCAACACCAACTTACAACAGACCACACTTGACCGTTTCTTTCACGAATAG